CTCCAAAAAACAGCAAAACCTTATTAGGAATAATCATATATGTGAAATCCGAAACAAATACGATGATAACCAGTGAAATAAGCGGCAGTGCAACAAACAGTTCACCTGTCCAGCCGACAAAAAGCGGTGCAGCGGCAAACAGTGCCGCGGTAAGCAGCTCCGTTGCCGGATACAGCGGTGAAACCCGGGTGCCGCAGTGCCGGCATTTCCCATGCTGGCGAAGATAAGACACCACCGGGATGAGGTCTGCCGCTGTCAGGGTTGTGCCGCATTCACCGCATGCCGACCTCGGCTTGATGATGGAACGGCCTGCCGGGATGCGGAGGCCGACAACGTTGTAGAAGGAGCCGAGGATGAGGCCAATCAAAAAAATGTAGGTGTAAAATAGTAAATTCATTATTTTAAGCTATTTTACTTTACAGGCTCAGCTTCAATTAACTCAGTTTCAGTAGCGTCAGAATTTGATTGTGTTTTTATTAAAGAAACAGCTTCATGATCAGAAATTGAAAATACTCCACCAGAGTATTTTACTGTGAAAGTGTCATCTTTCGCTTTATCTAAGTAATCTTCTAATTTATTAAAGTCCCATTCGTTTACAGTTGGATCTGAGGCGTGTGCCAACTTAGCTGCATTTATAATTTGAATTGCGTCTGCTACTGTTGCATCATTCTCCGTCTTATCAATGATCTTCCCGACACTAGGAACCGCAATCGCCGAAATAATCCCCAAAATCACAATGACAGCCAGCAGTTCAACGAGTGTAAAACCTTTCTCATTCTTCCTCAATTTTTTCAACATCTCGCAACACTCCCTCTTCGTTTTGTAGTAATTTATATAAAAGCGCCACTACCCAATCTGATTGAAAATATCGAACATCGGCACGATGATGGCAAGCACGATGATACCAACCAGGGCAGCGAGGATGACAATCATCAACGGTTCTATAACAGCTTTAAGCCGGTCGGTTGCCGTTTCGACTTCCGCTTCATAAAAGTCAGCCACTTTGGCGAGCATTGCATCCAGTGATCCGGTTTCTTCACCGATTGCGATCATTTGCGTGACAAGCGGCGGGAATACCCAGTGCTCTTTCATCGGAGCAGCAAGCGATTGGCCGGATTCCAGTGATTCACGTCCGCGATTGAGAACGCGGGCGATCACTTCATTCCCGACTACGCGTTCCACAATCGACAGCGCCTGCAGGATCGGCACCGAGCTGGCAAAGAGCGAGCTGAGTGTCCTTGCCATACGGGCCAGGGCTGCCTTTTGCAGCATCTTGCCGAAAATCGGCATCTTAAGGACGGCATAATCAAGGTAATACTTCATTTCTTTATCACGCCTGATGAAATGGATTGCCGCATATGCGAGCACAAATAACAGAACGAAAAGCCACCAGAATCGCTGCATGAACATACTGGCATTCAGAACCACCTGTGTAATCGCCGGCAGCTCGGCGCCAAATCCAGCAAACATATCCACAAAAACGGGGACGATTGCAATGAGCAGGAAAACGACCACGGCAACGGCCAGAGTTCCGACGACAGCCGGATAGGTAAGCGCTGAAATGACTTTCTGACGGATACGGTGCATTTTTTCAAAGTGATCAGCCAGCTGTTCCAGCGTTTCATCCATGTTGCCGCCTGCTTCTCCAGCCCGCATCATGTTAAAGAACAGGGGCGGAAAGACTTTAGGGTGCTTGCTGCAGGCTGCAGAAAGCGGATTGCCTTCCCGAAGCTCATCCTCTATATGTATGAGCGCTTTTTTAAGCGTCTTGCTCTCTGTCTGCTCGGAAAGGATCCTGGTCGCATTCACCACCGTAACTCCAGCTTTCAGAAGTGTTGAAAACTGGCGCAGGAAGATGACAAAGTCGCGGAGTTTCACCTGCCTCCCGACCGTTATTTCCTTATTCCAGATCGTTTCCGGCACCTGGCTGATTTCAAGGACGGCGATATTTTTTTCCCGGAGTTTCAAAACAGCTTCACGCCGGGTATCTGCCTCGATTTTGCCTTTTCTTTTTTTTCCTGATTTCTCGCGCCCCTCGAACCGGAAATAGCCCATGTCAATCCAGCTCCTCTACGAAAGGCAAAGCTGCTTCCCTGGTGATCATGCCGCTGTCCATCAGTTCTTTGACTGATGAGCCGAATGTATGCATCCCCGCAGTTCTGCTCGTCTGCATGACATTTTGGATTTGATGGATTTTTTCGTTGCGGATCAAGTTCGCTACAGCTGGTGTATTCGTCAAAATTTCAGTCGCTGCCCGCCTCCCTGAACCGTCACTTATCGCGAACAGGCGCTGGCTGATGATGCCGACAAGCACGGAAGCAAGCTGAACCCTTATTTGCGCCTGCTGATTCGGCGGGAATACATCGATGATCCTGTCAATCGTTGCCGGTGCTCCTGATGTATGTAATGTGCCAAGGACAAGATGACCTGTTTCCGCCGCCGTAATGGCAGTTGAAATCGTCTCCAGGTCCCTCATTTCACCGACGAGAATGACGTCAGGATCCTGTCTCAGGGCAGCACGAAGCCCGTTTGCAAACTTGTTTGTGTCAAAGCCTATTTCCCGCTGGTCGATAATGCAGCTCCCATGGCGGTGCAAATATTCGATCGGGTCTTCAAGCGTGATGATGTGCTTGTTCGCTGTCTGGTTCAAATGATCGATCATCGCCGCCAGTGTCGTCGATTTGCCGCTTCCTGTCGGCCCTGTTACCAGAAGAAGCCCCTGCGGCTTTGACACCATCTCTTTCAGGACCGGCGGCATGTGGAGTTCCTCAATCGCCGGAATGGCTGTCGGCACAATTCTTACCGCCATGCTGATGCAGGACCGCTGATAATACGCATTTATCCGAAACCGGGAAACGCCCGCAATACTGTAGGAAAAGTCAAATTCCCGCGCCTGTTGGAAATCGTCCCACTGGTGTTCCGGAATGGCAGCCCGCGCCATCGCTTCAGTATCTTCAGGCTGCAGCGATTCCTTGCCGTATTTTTTCAGCACGCCGTTTATCCGCATGATCGGCGGTACACCTATCGTCAGGTGCAAGTCGGATGCTTGCAATTCGTATGCTGCCCGAAGCAAATTGTTCAAACGCTGTTTCATTCTCTTCACCTACTCGCTGTTTGTGACGCGCAGCACTTCTTCGGTCGTCGTCACGCCTTCTTTCACTTTGAGGAGCCCGTCATCAATCAAATAAATCATTTTCTGGTTTGTGGCATAGTCACGGATGTTCCCCATTGATTCCCCATCCATGATCATCCGCCTCATCTCATCATCGACTGTCATGAGCTCATGTATGGCGACCCTGCCTTTATAGCCGGTCATATTGCACGTTCCGCAGCCTCTTCCCCGCATGATCCTTTCGATTGTAATTCCGCGTTTCGAGAAAATTTCAAGCTCCCTTTTCGTCGGTTCCTGCACTTCGCCGCAGTCGCGGCATACCTTCCTGACAAGGCGCTGGGCGACTACGCCTGAAAGTGAAGCTGCAACAAGAAAGGGTTCCACCCCCATGTCGGTAAGGCGGGTGATTGATGTCACTGCATCATTTGTGTGCAATGTACTTAAAACAAGATGCCCGGTAAGGGAGGCCCGCACCGCAATTTCAGCCGTCTCTTTATCCCGGATCTCACCGACCATGATAATATTCGGATCCTGCCGCAAAATCGAGCGCAAGCCCCGAGCAAACGTCATCCCGATTCCTGCATTGACCTGGATCTGGTTAATTCCTTCAATCTGGTATTCTACCGGGTCTTCGATGGTGATGATGTTGACTTCCTCACGATTCAAATGATTGAGGGCCCCATAAAGCGTAGAAGACTTTCCGGATCCTGTCGGGCCGGTAATCAGCACAATGCCTGTCGGCTGTTCGATCAGCTTGTAGAACCGTTTTAAATTGACCTTATTGAAGCCAATCTTGTTCAAGTCATTCAGCGCGCTGCTCAAATCGAGGATGCGCATGACGACTTTTTCACCGTAGATGGTCGGAAGCGTCGCGATCCTTATGTCAACCGGATGAAAATCAAGGTTTGTCTTAAGGCGGCCGTCCTGCGGCAAACGGCTTTCTGTAATATCGAGATCCGCCATGATTTTGATGCGGGCCGTCATGACGTTTTGCATATGTTTTGGAAGCGATCTCTCTACCCTTAACACGCCGTCCACGCGGAATCGGACATCGAGCTTCGATTCGTGCGGATCAAAGTGGATGTCGCTCGCTCGCTGCTGGACCGCACTTTTAAGAATCTGGTTGACAAGCCTCACAACCGGCGAATCTTCATCGGTGATCCGCTCATCTTCTCCAAGCCCGCCGGCCGGCATTTCTTTCATCAGCTCTTCCATCGACTCATCGATTCCATAATATTTGTTGATGGCCTTCAAAATATCATCTTTGGTGGCTATCGCCGTCTCAATCTGGAAGCCGGTGGACAGGCGCAAATCATCAATTGCATAAAAGTCCATCGGATCGGCCATGGCGACAAACACCCTGTCGCCTTCCTTCTTTAAGGGAATGACAAGATTGCGGCTGGCGAAGTCTTTCGGAATCAAGCTGATCAGCTGAGTGTCGAAAGGATAGCGGTACAGGCTGACATGCGGGATTCCAAGCTGGAATTCGAGTACTTCGATCAATTGCTGTTCCGTTATGTATCCGAGCTGCAGAAGCGCATCTCCCAGTTTCTGGCCTTTGCTTTTTTCAGCCAGAGCATTGGACAGCTGTCCGTCTGTTATCAAGCCTGCTTCCACGAGCAGGTCCCCGAGGCGTTTCCTTGTTGTGCTCATACTGACCCTCCCGTTCAATTCCCTTTGATCACTTCTCCAGGCTGGTCCCAGATCGAACCGCCGTTTCTGTCTGGCCAGTCAGCCGGACCGGTCTGGCCGTTTTCGGCTTCTGTTTCATTCCCCGGCTCTGGATCATCGCTGATGCCTCCTGGTTCCAAATCTGAAGCTGTTTCTTCCGTTTCTGGAGGTGCGCTGCCACTTCTGGCAGCACTGCCTTCCCTGAGCGGCCGGACTTCAATCCGGTGAACAGGCGAATAATAATCTTCAGCAAGCACCATTTCAGACAGTAGTTCGCCTGCAGGTGTTTTTTCAATCCGGAACAATTGAACGGAATATCCCGGAGATCCTTCTTCAGTCACTTTCTTTTCTCCTGGCGCAAGCAAAGAAGAATACTGCACGACCGTTTTCGGATTATAGGATGCCTTTTCCCCCAGGACGGCCTCATATTGAAGGAAAAAAGGAATTCCGCTGATTTCGACGGTCAGAATGTCTTCTGTCAAATCGAACGTTATCGTATATGGTGTTGGATTGGGGTTATAGAAAACAAAATCCAAATTTCCGGCCAATACCTTTGCTTCATAGCCAGGAGGAATATCTTCTGGCACCGCATTGCCGATATGGCGCTCGACGATCGAGAAGTTTGTTTCAGCTGCAGCCCTATACAGAGCGGACGAAATTATTGAAAGATACAAGCCCTGTTCACCTGGAACCCCTTTTTTTCCGAACGTATTCAATACCGAAAATGAACTTTCCGGCAAAATCGTATACGTTTCACCCGGCTTTACATAGTCATGGAGAATAGGCATTTTGTCTGCCAATCCGGTAATGGACACACGGGCCACAACTTGTTTTTCCGCTCCATCAACGTCCCTGAACGCAAGAAGGGAATACGTATGGACTCCTGTCTTCATCTTTTCGGCATCTTGGAGCATGTTTTGCTTCAGCCGATCAATGTCCAGGACAGAAAGAATCGTTTCGCCTGCCAGCAGCCGGGCCGACCGATATACCTCTTCATCGTTGACAGTAATAACAGGCTTATTGTTTTGACCGTCTTGGACAGCTGCAATGGAAGTCTCCACATCAATCATAACGCCATTAATCGGATACGTTTTATCCTGCATCTTGAGCTGAAACGCAGCTCCCTGCTGCCATTCAGCTGCGATATCTGCCAACTCCGAAGTTGCTTCTTCCTCAGTTAATCCGCTTATATCAGCATCAGCGATTTTCGTTCCTGAAGAATATGTCCCGTTTGCAGAAACCGTTTTTTCATAGACGAATGTACCACCATGTGTAAACGCGATGATAAAAAGGCTTCCTAAAAAAAGCAGTAAGAAAAGTTTCAGTTGTTGTATGTTCTTCATGTTGTTCCTCCTTTCACCGCTCATGGTTCAAAAGACTTATATTTTGCTTTATTCGTGTTTCTTTGACAATCTCCTGCCACATGAATAAAAATCTTATAAAGGCCGGCAAATACTAGCTCGTTTCCATTTCATTAAGGATTGACTCAAGCCGCCCCGATTTCGCACTGTTGTTATTTACCGGTTCTGAATCTGTATCTTGAAAATGCGGACGGCGGCGATCCTTACCAGCTGCATCCATCAAGGACGGCAAGTTTGCTCCCTTTCCTACTTTACCGGCTTGCTCCTCTGTTTCATTCAGCTCAGCTATTTCCTCGAGTACAGCTTCAAGCGGACGTTGACGTTCTGCTGGTTCCTCATTGCCGTGCAATACCGCCCTGTCATCCGCTCCATCCAAATCGTCGAGCCCTTCAAGCAGATTTTCCAGCTGATATTCCCTTCCGTACTTATCATCATTACTTACAGCTTTTGTTTCCATCTCCTCAGAAGCGGGGAGACTGTCCCCTGATGCTCCATTACCCTCAGCAGCGAGATTCAGAGTCTGGCATTCAGAGGCATCATCCCCCATACTGTTTCCCTTTTCTTCAAATTCATCAAGGCTCGCTGCCGTTTGTATAAAAGCAATGCGATCTTTTAAAAGGAAATAAGCTGTAACCGATAATACCCCTGCCGCCGCCAGCCCTGCTGCACCATAAATATATTCCGCTAACAGGGAAAGTGAAGCGATGATACTGGATCCTGCAGTTATGGTAAGTTTGCTTTTAACATTCATCTGTAGCGGAGCAAAATAAAAAATGATTCCGAGTATAACAGCTGCTGCCGCAGCAATAAGCACTGATTCCACAGTTTCACTCCCTCTCACTCTGTTAGATTTTGTCGAATCAATCTACTATTCTTCTAATTTATTGTATAATAAATGTAACAAAGTTGAAAGATTTGTCATATTTTAATTCAATGTAATTAGTTCAAGGGGCAAGGGAGGCATGGGTATTGAGGACTAAAGTCTCAGGTGAAGAAGGGTTTACGTTAATGGAAGTTATGCTGGCATTTACAATACTTGCCATTGCCGCTGTCCCCTTTTTCATGTTTTTCACCCAATCGATGATGTTTTCAGCCGAAAATGGAAAGAAACTGGCCGGAATTCAAACGGCCCGGGAAGTTATGGCGTACATACATGAAAAAAATGTCACAGCAGAAGACTTCACCGTTACGATTGATGGCAATCGGCAAGCGCTTGATTGGTCCCCTCTCATTTCAGATGACAGCGAGGCTTTTAAAAAAACGGCAGTACCGCACACAGTTATCCTTGAACAAAATCAAACGGATTACTTTGTCCGGGTCGTCTCCGCATCCTTTAACGGGCCTGCACCTGCCGGCGGTGCCCCGCTCCAGCCCGTAGCAGTTGAGGTTTACTCAGATGCGGATGCCGGCTCTTTTGTAACTGAGACATTCGGTTATGTCGGGGAGGGTTCATAAGTGAAATTGAAGGCCCCCTTCATGGACAGCAGCGGTGTAACATTGATCGAATTACTGACAGCATTGACACTCACCATAATGGTGCTTGGCGTTTTTTTCAATGCCCTGCAAAACAGCATGAATGCGTATGACAAAACGGCAATACATAACCGTTTGAGGCAAGAAGCAAACATCGTCCTCACCAGTCTTGCTGAAACCCACCGCAAATGGGACCTTCCTTACAAATTGGCGTCAGCAGATAGTGAAATTACCTTGAATGGGGATTCAGGTGAGCGTACGATTTCAAGTGGAGAATTCAAATATTTGGTTACGATAAACGAAGTCAGCAATTTGAATGACGGCCCTGTGGTGATCAATGCTTCCAGCTATCATATTTCATTGACAGTCCGATCAAAACGAAAAGCAGCAGAATCATATACACTGTCAACTTCCATCGACAGAATCAAGGAGGATTGATGCCTATGTTTCATACGGATGAAAAAGGATCAGCGCTTCTTACCGTCCTGCTTATGATTTCCATCATTTTTATATTCGGAGCCGTTCTAGCCAGCTCAGCCATCAGCGGAATGAAGCAGACAAAAATGTCTGAAAGGGACATCCAGGCAATACACCTTGCTGAAATGGGAATCGCACAATTCAGGAAAAATCCTTCTCAGTCGCTAAACAGCACCGGTCCTTTTTACATAAACGGAAAAGACCCGGCAAGTGCTACAGCACTGAAATACTCATATCAATTTGAAAATGTAAGCAGGGACACCCGTACAGGTTTTTTCTCCTTGACCTCGGCGGGTACTTCTCATGGAATAACAAGAAGGATTGATGTAAGCGGTACATTGTACGACGGGAATACACCGCCATGTGACGGCCCGTTTGCACCTGATTGCTATGTGGAAGAGGATGCAGAGGTCAGCCAAAGTGTGATTACAGGAGGTGATATGACCGTTTGTAATAAAGCGAACCTCGAAATTAAAAACGGCAGCCTGTTCGTCGGGGAGATGCTTTACTTGTCCCATAACGCCGGCGGAGCGAACAGTTC
This genomic interval from Bacillus marinisedimentorum contains the following:
- a CDS encoding type II secretion system protein, encoding MKLKAPFMDSSGVTLIELLTALTLTIMVLGVFFNALQNSMNAYDKTAIHNRLRQEANIVLTSLAETHRKWDLPYKLASADSEITLNGDSGERTISSGEFKYLVTINEVSNLNDGPVVINASSYHISLTVRSKRKAAESYTLSTSIDRIKED
- a CDS encoding GspE/PulE family protein, which produces MSTTRKRLGDLLVEAGLITDGQLSNALAEKSKGQKLGDALLQLGYITEQQLIEVLEFQLGIPHVSLYRYPFDTQLISLIPKDFASRNLVIPLKKEGDRVFVAMADPMDFYAIDDLRLSTGFQIETAIATKDDILKAINKYYGIDESMEELMKEMPAGGLGEDERITDEDSPVVRLVNQILKSAVQQRASDIHFDPHESKLDVRFRVDGVLRVERSLPKHMQNVMTARIKIMADLDITESRLPQDGRLKTNLDFHPVDIRIATLPTIYGEKVVMRILDLSSALNDLNKIGFNKVNLKRFYKLIEQPTGIVLITGPTGSGKSSTLYGALNHLNREEVNIITIEDPVEYQIEGINQIQVNAGIGMTFARGLRSILRQDPNIIMVGEIRDKETAEIAVRASLTGHLVLSTLHTNDAVTSITRLTDMGVEPFLVAASLSGVVAQRLVRKVCRDCGEVQEPTKRELEIFSKRGITIERIMRGRGCGTCNMTGYKGRVAIHELMTVDDEMRRMIMDGESMGNIRDYATNQKMIYLIDDGLLKVKEGVTTTEEVLRVTNSE
- a CDS encoding VanW family protein — translated: MKNIQQLKLFLLLFLGSLFIIAFTHGGTFVYEKTVSANGTYSSGTKIADADISGLTEEEATSELADIAAEWQQGAAFQLKMQDKTYPINGVMIDVETSIAAVQDGQNNKPVITVNDEEVYRSARLLAGETILSVLDIDRLKQNMLQDAEKMKTGVHTYSLLAFRDVDGAEKQVVARVSITGLADKMPILHDYVKPGETYTILPESSFSVLNTFGKKGVPGEQGLYLSIISSALYRAAAETNFSIVERHIGNAVPEDIPPGYEAKVLAGNLDFVFYNPNPTPYTITFDLTEDILTVEISGIPFFLQYEAVLGEKASYNPKTVVQYSSLLAPGEKKVTEEGSPGYSVQLFRIEKTPAGELLSEMVLAEDYYSPVHRIEVRPLREGSAARSGSAPPETEETASDLEPGGISDDPEPGNETEAENGQTGPADWPDRNGGSIWDQPGEVIKGN
- a CDS encoding type II secretion system protein — encoded protein: MLKKLRKNEKGFTLVELLAVIVILGIISAIAVPSVGKIIDKTENDATVADAIQIINAAKLAHASDPTVNEWDFNKLEDYLDKAKDDTFTVKYSGGVFSISDHEAVSLIKTQSNSDATETELIEAEPVK
- a CDS encoding type II secretion system F family protein, which translates into the protein MGYFRFEGREKSGKKRKGKIEADTRREAVLKLREKNIAVLEISQVPETIWNKEITVGRQVKLRDFVIFLRQFSTLLKAGVTVVNATRILSEQTESKTLKKALIHIEDELREGNPLSAACSKHPKVFPPLFFNMMRAGEAGGNMDETLEQLADHFEKMHRIRQKVISALTYPAVVGTLAVAVVVFLLIAIVPVFVDMFAGFGAELPAITQVVLNASMFMQRFWWLFVLLFVLAYAAIHFIRRDKEMKYYLDYAVLKMPIFGKMLQKAALARMARTLSSLFASSVPILQALSIVERVVGNEVIARVLNRGRESLESGQSLAAPMKEHWVFPPLVTQMIAIGEETGSLDAMLAKVADFYEAEVETATDRLKAVIEPLMIVILAALVGIIVLAIIVPMFDIFNQIG
- a CDS encoding type IV pilus twitching motility protein PilT: MKQRLNNLLRAAYELQASDLHLTIGVPPIMRINGVLKKYGKESLQPEDTEAMARAAIPEHQWDDFQQAREFDFSYSIAGVSRFRINAYYQRSCISMAVRIVPTAIPAIEELHMPPVLKEMVSKPQGLLLVTGPTGSGKSTTLAAMIDHLNQTANKHIITLEDPIEYLHRHGSCIIDQREIGFDTNKFANGLRAALRQDPDVILVGEMRDLETISTAITAAETGHLVLGTLHTSGAPATIDRIIDVFPPNQQAQIRVQLASVLVGIISQRLFAISDGSGRRAATEILTNTPAVANLIRNEKIHQIQNVMQTSRTAGMHTFGSSVKELMDSGMITREAALPFVEELD
- a CDS encoding PulJ/GspJ family protein, which encodes MRTKVSGEEGFTLMEVMLAFTILAIAAVPFFMFFTQSMMFSAENGKKLAGIQTAREVMAYIHEKNVTAEDFTVTIDGNRQALDWSPLISDDSEAFKKTAVPHTVILEQNQTDYFVRVVSASFNGPAPAGGAPLQPVAVEVYSDADAGSFVTETFGYVGEGS
- a CDS encoding prepilin peptidase; protein product: MNLLFYTYIFLIGLILGSFYNVVGLRIPAGRSIIKPRSACGECGTTLTAADLIPVVSYLRQHGKCRHCGTRVSPLYPATELLTAALFAAAPLFVGWTGELFVALPLISLVIIVFVSDFTYMIIPNKVLLFFGGLFILLRMFFPLEPWYAPFTGGAAGFALLYAVAVLSKGGMGGGDVKLFGVLGLVLGVKGVMLAFFFSTFYGALFGILGLLAGKLERKKPIPFGPFIGLGTLTAYFFGERLLTWYFNFY